The following proteins are encoded in a genomic region of uncultured Vibrio sp.:
- the rnr gene encoding ribonuclease R, translating into MSDNIPNDPFADRESQNYENPIPSREFIIEFLTQAGVPMNRNDLFEALKLKGEEQYEGLRRRLRAMERDGQLVFTRRQCYALPEKLEMVKGYVIGHKDGHGWVRPDGSVGKDNDIVLPHHQMKNIIHGDYVLVQPTDNSKRGRREGRLVRVLEERNDQIVGRFFLEYGYSYVVPDDSRISQDILIPNEHKAGARMGNVVVIEITDRGSRSRGMMGKVVEVLGENMAPGMETQIAIRTHQIPHEWPEGVGQQIANLAEEVPEEAKVGRVDLRDLPLVTIDGEDARDFDDAVFCEKKKSGGWRLWVAIADVSYYVRPDSALDKEAINRGNSVYFPSQVVPMLPEVLSNGLCSLNPQVDRLCMVCEMTISETGKLSGYKHYEAVMNSHARLTYTKVHHILEGDEELRERYKELVPHLEELHSMYKVLKGAREQRGAIEFETVETKFIFNAERKIESIEPVERNDAHKLIEECMIMANIASASLVEKAKEPALYRIHETPGEERLMGFRDFLAELGLELGGGLEPSPTDYAHLMSQVGDRPDQELIQTMLLRSMKQAVYNADNAGHFGLALQRYAHFTSPIRRYPDLLLHRAIKYLIAKHEGRNQDRWTPTGGYHYSFDDMDFYGEQCSMTERRADDATRDVSDWLKCEYMQDHVGTELEGVIANVTSFGFFVRLTDLHIDGLVHISTLANDYYQFDPIGQRLIGESFGNIYRLGDAVKVKVLAVNLNDKQIDFELVETSRKLRGEGKTAKKRAAEAKRKAKEKKRSATRSASKEAGAVRAVPVIEPTKRPEESTAEGQRNGPKRGARNGDAEGKNKPKVRKASKKKPHSKPKKAKRPNRDAQ; encoded by the coding sequence ATGTCAGACAATATTCCAAACGATCCATTCGCAGATCGTGAATCCCAGAATTACGAAAATCCAATTCCAAGCCGAGAGTTCATTATTGAATTCTTAACCCAAGCAGGCGTTCCAATGAATCGCAATGACCTGTTTGAAGCACTAAAGCTAAAAGGCGAAGAGCAATACGAAGGGTTGCGTCGTCGTTTACGTGCGATGGAGCGAGATGGCCAACTGGTGTTTACCCGCCGCCAGTGCTACGCATTGCCTGAAAAACTGGAAATGGTGAAAGGTTACGTGATCGGCCACAAAGACGGTCACGGCTGGGTGCGTCCAGACGGTAGTGTTGGCAAGGACAATGATATTGTACTTCCGCATCATCAGATGAAAAATATCATTCATGGCGATTATGTGCTGGTTCAGCCGACTGACAACAGTAAACGTGGGCGCCGAGAAGGTCGCTTAGTGCGCGTGCTTGAAGAGCGCAATGATCAAATCGTTGGGCGCTTTTTCCTCGAGTACGGTTACTCATATGTCGTACCTGACGATTCACGCATCAGCCAAGATATACTGATCCCAAATGAGCATAAAGCGGGTGCCCGTATGGGAAATGTCGTAGTAATTGAAATTACCGACCGTGGTTCACGTTCGCGCGGCATGATGGGCAAAGTGGTTGAAGTACTGGGCGAAAACATGGCTCCGGGCATGGAAACCCAAATTGCGATTCGTACTCACCAAATTCCGCATGAATGGCCGGAAGGGGTTGGTCAGCAAATCGCTAACCTTGCGGAAGAGGTTCCGGAAGAAGCCAAAGTGGGTCGTGTTGATCTGCGCGATCTGCCACTCGTCACGATTGATGGTGAAGATGCGCGCGATTTCGATGACGCGGTTTTTTGTGAGAAAAAGAAAAGCGGTGGCTGGCGTCTTTGGGTAGCCATTGCGGACGTAAGTTACTACGTACGCCCGGATTCAGCTCTGGACAAAGAAGCGATCAACCGTGGTAACTCCGTCTACTTCCCATCTCAGGTTGTACCAATGTTGCCGGAAGTGCTTTCTAATGGTCTCTGTTCGCTGAACCCACAAGTGGATCGCTTGTGTATGGTGTGTGAGATGACCATCTCAGAAACGGGTAAGCTGTCTGGTTACAAACATTATGAAGCGGTGATGAACTCACATGCTCGTCTGACTTACACCAAAGTGCATCACATTTTGGAAGGTGATGAAGAACTACGTGAGCGTTACAAAGAGCTGGTTCCGCATCTTGAAGAACTGCATAGCATGTACAAGGTTCTGAAAGGAGCGCGTGAGCAGCGTGGTGCGATTGAATTCGAAACCGTCGAAACCAAGTTCATCTTCAATGCTGAGCGCAAGATTGAAAGCATTGAACCTGTGGAACGTAACGATGCCCACAAACTGATCGAAGAGTGCATGATCATGGCAAACATTGCGTCGGCATCACTGGTGGAAAAAGCCAAAGAGCCTGCGTTATACCGTATCCATGAAACGCCAGGGGAAGAACGCTTGATGGGCTTCCGTGACTTCCTTGCTGAGCTGGGGCTGGAGTTAGGCGGTGGCCTTGAGCCGTCACCAACCGATTATGCGCATCTGATGAGTCAGGTAGGCGATCGCCCAGATCAAGAGCTGATTCAAACCATGCTGCTGCGCTCGATGAAACAAGCGGTTTATAACGCTGACAATGCCGGTCACTTTGGTTTGGCGCTACAGCGATATGCTCACTTCACCTCGCCAATTCGTCGTTACCCTGATTTGTTATTGCACCGAGCTATCAAATATCTGATTGCTAAACATGAAGGCCGAAATCAAGATCGCTGGACACCAACCGGTGGTTACCATTACTCGTTTGATGACATGGATTTCTATGGCGAACAATGTTCCATGACTGAACGTCGTGCGGATGATGCAACTCGAGACGTCTCTGACTGGTTGAAATGTGAGTACATGCAAGACCATGTTGGGACTGAGTTAGAAGGTGTGATCGCCAACGTGACTAGCTTTGGTTTCTTTGTTCGTTTAACCGATCTGCACATTGACGGTTTGGTGCATATTTCGACGTTAGCGAACGACTACTACCAGTTTGATCCGATTGGTCAAAGACTTATCGGAGAAAGCTTCGGTAATATCTATCGCTTAGGTGACGCAGTGAAAGTCAAAGTGTTGGCCGTGAACCTAAATGACAAACAAATTGACTTTGAATTAGTCGAAACAAGTCGTAAGCTACGCGGCGAAGGTAAGACCGCTAAGAAACGCGCGGCAGAAGCAAAACGAAAAGCCAAAGAGAAAAAACGCTCGGCGACACGTTCTGCATCGAAAGAAGCTGGAGCAGTGCGTGCCGTTCCTGTGATTGAACCGACCAAGCGTCCGGAAGAAAGTACAGCGGAAGGCCAGCGTAACGGCCCTAAGCGCGGTGCTAGGAATGGTGATGCTGAAGGCAAGAATAAGCCTAAGGTAAGAAAAGCCAGCAAGAAAAAGCCACACAGTAAGCCAAAGAAAGCTAAGCGACCTAATAGAGACGCTCAGTAG
- a CDS encoding aminodeoxychorismate/anthranilate synthase component II, which produces MLLIIDNYDSFTYNLYQYFCELGAEVKVVRNDEIDLQGIEALNPTHLVISPGPCTPNEAGISLQAITHFAGKLPILGVCLGHQAIAQAFGGRVVRARQVMHGKTSPICHNSRSVFKNLNNPLTVTRYHSLVVENGTLPDVFELTAWTELADGSMDEIMGYQHKTLPIDAVQFHPESIKTEQGHELLANFLAREMI; this is translated from the coding sequence ATGTTGTTGATCATTGATAACTACGACTCTTTTACTTACAACCTTTATCAGTATTTTTGCGAGCTTGGCGCAGAGGTAAAGGTGGTACGCAATGATGAAATCGATCTTCAGGGAATCGAAGCGCTTAATCCGACCCACTTGGTGATCTCTCCAGGGCCTTGTACACCAAACGAAGCGGGTATTTCGTTGCAGGCGATTACACATTTTGCGGGTAAGCTACCTATTCTCGGTGTGTGTTTAGGACACCAAGCCATTGCTCAGGCATTTGGTGGTCGCGTCGTACGCGCACGACAAGTCATGCACGGTAAAACCTCGCCAATTTGCCACAATAGCCGCAGTGTATTTAAAAATCTCAATAATCCTCTTACCGTGACACGCTACCACTCTCTCGTGGTGGAAAATGGCACACTGCCTGATGTGTTTGAACTCACTGCTTGGACAGAACTGGCTGACGGCAGTATGGATGAAATCATGGGCTACCAACACAAGACATTGCCGATTGATGCGGTGCAATTTCACCCAGAATCTATCAAAACAGAACAGGGTCATGAACTGTTAGCTAACTTTCTGGCGCGTGAAATGATCTGA
- the hmpA gene encoding NO-inducible flavohemoprotein, producing MLSNQTIEIVKATAPLIAETGPKLTAHFYDRMFTHNPELKDIFNMSNQRNGDQREALFNAICAYAANIENLPALLGAVEKIAHKHTSFLITADQYQIVGQHLLATIDELFNPGQEVLDAWAEAYGVLANVFIQREEQIYQANESLEGGWRGLREFELVAKQAESEHICSFVFKPTDGHNVAAYKPGQYVGIYINSDKFDNQEIRQYSLSSAAQESTYRISVKREQDGKVSNYLHDELRVGDKVKLVAPAGDFFMDVESDTPVVLLSAGVGLTPTLSMLENLSAHQAPVTWVHATENGQQHAFKQHVNQLVAAKENMNALVWYNQPTEEDTLGEDYHFTGFVNLKEIEAALKQPHVQVYFCGPVGFMQYVAKQLIDLGVPQEQFHYECFGPHKVI from the coding sequence ATGCTCAGCAATCAAACCATTGAAATCGTAAAAGCGACCGCACCGCTTATCGCCGAAACCGGACCAAAGCTGACTGCGCACTTTTATGACCGCATGTTTACCCATAACCCAGAATTAAAAGACATTTTCAATATGAGCAATCAGCGCAATGGCGATCAGCGTGAAGCTCTGTTTAACGCTATCTGCGCATACGCAGCGAATATTGAGAACTTGCCGGCTCTGCTTGGTGCAGTAGAAAAGATTGCCCACAAACACACCAGCTTTTTGATCACAGCAGACCAATATCAAATTGTCGGCCAACACCTGTTGGCGACAATTGACGAATTGTTTAACCCGGGTCAGGAAGTGTTGGATGCATGGGCAGAAGCATACGGCGTACTGGCCAACGTATTTATTCAACGAGAAGAGCAAATCTATCAGGCTAATGAATCCTTGGAAGGCGGATGGCGCGGCTTGCGTGAATTCGAACTGGTTGCGAAACAAGCAGAGAGTGAACACATCTGCAGTTTTGTGTTTAAGCCAACCGATGGTCACAACGTCGCTGCCTATAAACCTGGGCAATATGTGGGTATCTACATCAACAGCGATAAGTTTGACAACCAAGAGATCCGTCAATACAGCCTCTCTTCCGCAGCACAAGAAAGTACGTACCGCATTTCGGTAAAACGCGAACAAGACGGTAAAGTATCCAACTATCTGCATGATGAACTCAGAGTCGGCGACAAAGTAAAACTGGTCGCGCCTGCTGGTGATTTCTTTATGGACGTTGAATCAGACACACCAGTGGTACTACTCTCTGCTGGTGTTGGCTTAACGCCGACATTGTCTATGCTTGAAAATTTATCAGCTCATCAGGCACCTGTGACTTGGGTACATGCGACAGAAAATGGTCAGCAACACGCCTTTAAGCAGCATGTAAACCAACTTGTGGCAGCGAAAGAAAACATGAATGCGCTGGTTTGGTACAACCAACCTACCGAAGAAGATACGCTTGGTGAAGATTACCACTTCACCGGTTTCGTCAACCTAAAGGAAATTGAAGCAGCGCTTAAGCAACCCCATGTTCAGGTTTACTTCTGCGGTCCTGTTGGGTTTATGCAGTATGTCGCCAAGCAGCTTATCGACCTTGGCGTTCCACAAGAACAGTTCCATTACGAATGCTTTGGCCCACACAAAGTCATTTAA
- the nsrR gene encoding nitric oxide-sensing transcriptional repressor NsrR, which yields MQLTSFTDYALRTLIYLASLPKDELTNITEVTDLFGVSRNHMVKVINRLGQLGYVQTVRGKNGGIRLMKPAAEITVGGVVRDLEPLDLVNCSADFCHITPACRLKDKLAKAKNAFLAELDHCTIEELLRDNSELLILLERP from the coding sequence ATGCAGTTAACCAGCTTCACCGATTACGCACTGAGAACCCTTATCTATCTGGCTTCATTGCCAAAAGATGAGTTAACAAACATCACTGAAGTGACTGATTTGTTTGGTGTATCACGTAACCATATGGTTAAGGTGATTAACCGACTTGGACAATTGGGCTATGTACAAACAGTGCGTGGCAAAAACGGTGGTATTCGTCTGATGAAGCCAGCTGCTGAGATCACGGTTGGTGGTGTTGTCCGCGATCTTGAGCCGTTAGATTTGGTAAACTGTAGTGCTGATTTTTGCCACATCACGCCAGCTTGTCGACTCAAAGATAAGTTAGCCAAAGCCAAAAACGCTTTCTTAGCGGAACTGGATCACTGCACGATTGAAGAGTTACTCAGAGATAATTCCGAACTTTTGATCTTATTAGAGCGCCCATAA
- the trpS gene encoding tryptophan--tRNA ligase, which produces MSKPIVLSGVQPSGELSIGNYLGALRQWHQMQDDYDCQYCVVDLHAITVRQDPKALHEATLDALAICLAVGVDPKKSTLFVQSHVPEHAQLGWLLNCYTQMGELSRMTQFKDKSARYANDVNVGLFDYPVLMAADILLYGAHQVPVGSDQKQHLELARDIATRFNNIYSPESPIFTVPEPYIPTVNARVMSLQDATKKMSKSDDNRKNVITLLEEPKSILKKINKAQTDTETPPSIRHDIESKAGIANLMGLYSAATGMSFEEIEAKYKGVEMYGPFKKDVGEAVVAMLEPIQAEYHRIRADRAYMDEVMKQGAEKASARAAETLKKAYAAVGFVTRP; this is translated from the coding sequence ATGAGCAAACCCATTGTATTGAGTGGTGTTCAACCTTCAGGTGAACTAAGTATCGGTAACTACTTGGGTGCTCTACGTCAATGGCACCAGATGCAAGACGATTATGATTGCCAATATTGTGTAGTAGACCTTCATGCGATTACGGTTCGTCAGGACCCAAAAGCACTGCATGAAGCGACTCTGGACGCACTGGCGATCTGTCTGGCTGTGGGTGTTGACCCTAAGAAGAGCACGCTATTCGTTCAGTCACACGTACCAGAGCATGCTCAACTTGGTTGGCTTCTTAACTGTTACACTCAGATGGGTGAGCTGAGCCGTATGACTCAGTTTAAAGACAAATCAGCTCGCTACGCGAACGACGTCAACGTGGGCCTATTTGATTACCCAGTCCTGATGGCTGCAGATATCCTGCTCTACGGCGCGCATCAGGTACCAGTCGGCAGCGACCAGAAGCAGCACCTTGAGCTAGCACGTGATATCGCAACGCGTTTCAACAACATCTATTCGCCAGAGAGCCCAATCTTCACCGTCCCTGAGCCGTACATTCCAACCGTTAATGCGCGCGTAATGAGCCTGCAGGATGCAACGAAGAAGATGTCTAAGTCAGATGATAACCGTAAGAACGTTATTACGCTGCTTGAAGAGCCTAAATCGATTCTTAAGAAGATCAACAAAGCGCAAACGGACACTGAAACGCCACCAAGCATTCGTCATGATATTGAGAGCAAAGCGGGTATCGCAAACCTAATGGGCTTGTACTCAGCGGCGACGGGCATGAGCTTTGAAGAAATCGAAGCTAAGTACAAAGGCGTAGAAATGTACGGTCCGTTCAAGAAAGATGTCGGTGAAGCGGTAGTCGCTATGCTTGAGCCAATTCAGGCTGAATACCACCGTATTCGTGCTGATCGTGCATATATGGATGAAGTGATGAAGCAAGGTGCAGAAAAAGCATCGGCTCGTGCAGCTGAGACGTTGAAGAAAGCTTACGCAGCGGTAGGTTTTGTGACTCGTCCATAG
- the rlmB gene encoding 23S rRNA (guanosine(2251)-2'-O)-methyltransferase RlmB: MSNEFIYGIHAVKAVLEREPERFIEAYVLKGRQDDRLMPILNDLQVCGVSIQQMTRKTLDDKAHGANHQGIIARVKAAKQLNENDIDAILAQHESPLLLVLDGVTDPHNLGACLRNADAAGAAAIIVPKDRSAAMNATVSKVACGAAEVVPLIRVTNLARTMRTLQEQGIWFVGTAGEATHDIYQAKLTGPLAIVMGAEGDGMRRLTRETCDDLIKIPMAGSVSSLNVSVASGICLFEAVRQRLAAK, translated from the coding sequence ATGAGTAACGAATTTATTTACGGTATTCATGCCGTGAAAGCGGTATTGGAACGTGAACCAGAGCGATTTATTGAAGCGTACGTGCTAAAAGGACGTCAAGATGATCGTTTGATGCCAATCCTGAACGATTTACAGGTATGCGGCGTGTCTATTCAGCAAATGACACGTAAAACCTTGGATGACAAAGCGCATGGTGCGAACCACCAGGGCATTATCGCTCGCGTGAAAGCCGCGAAGCAGTTGAATGAAAACGATATTGACGCGATTCTGGCGCAACACGAATCACCGCTTTTATTAGTGTTGGACGGTGTGACTGATCCGCACAACCTTGGCGCTTGTTTGCGTAATGCGGATGCGGCTGGCGCGGCAGCGATCATTGTGCCAAAAGATCGCTCTGCAGCAATGAACGCAACAGTCAGCAAGGTCGCGTGTGGGGCTGCTGAAGTGGTGCCATTGATCCGAGTGACTAACCTGGCGCGTACGATGCGTACACTGCAAGAGCAAGGTATTTGGTTTGTTGGTACCGCTGGTGAAGCGACTCACGATATTTATCAAGCGAAACTGACCGGGCCTCTGGCTATTGTCATGGGGGCGGAAGGTGATGGGATGCGCCGCTTGACGCGAGAAACCTGTGATGATTTGATTAAAATCCCGATGGCAGGTAGTGTATCAAGCTTGAATGTATCGGTAGCGTCAGGTATCTGTTTGTTTGAAGCGGTTCGTCAGCGATTAGCGGCAAAATAA
- a CDS encoding adenylosuccinate synthase: protein MGNNVVVLGTQWGDEGKGKIVDLLTEDAKYVVRYQGGHNAGHTLVIDGEKTVLHLIPSGILRDNVKCVIGNGVVLSPEALLKEMKPLEERGIPVRERLFISEACPLILPYHIAMDQAREIARGKKAIGTTGRGIGPAYEDKVARRGLRVGDLFDMEAFAEKLKEVMEYHNFQLVNFYKAEPVSYEAVLEEAKGYAELLTSMVIDVTDELDSARKRGDKIMFEGAQGTLLDIDHGTYPYVTSSNTTAGGVAAGSGFGPRHIGYILGIAKAYCTRVGSGPFPTELYDGLDKQDPIGKHLGTVGHEFGATTGRLRRTGWFDAVAMRRAIQINSISGFCLTKLDVLDGLEELKICTGYKMEDGSVLEVSPMAAEAFEQATPIYETMPGWSENTFGAKSLEDLPKAALDYIKRIEELTGVPVDIISTGPDRNETIIKVHPFES, encoded by the coding sequence ATGGGAAATAACGTAGTCGTTCTAGGCACCCAATGGGGTGACGAAGGTAAAGGTAAAATCGTAGACCTTTTAACTGAAGATGCAAAGTACGTGGTACGCTACCAAGGCGGTCACAATGCAGGCCACACTCTCGTAATTGACGGTGAAAAAACCGTTCTTCACTTAATTCCATCAGGTATCCTTCGCGATAACGTAAAATGTGTTATCGGTAACGGTGTAGTACTATCACCTGAAGCTCTACTTAAAGAAATGAAACCTCTTGAAGAGCGTGGTATTCCAGTACGCGAGCGTCTTTTCATTTCTGAAGCATGTCCTCTAATTCTTCCATACCATATTGCAATGGACCAAGCTCGCGAAATCGCTCGCGGTAAAAAAGCTATCGGTACAACAGGTCGTGGTATCGGTCCAGCATACGAAGATAAAGTTGCTCGTCGCGGTCTACGCGTTGGCGACCTGTTCGATATGGAAGCATTTGCTGAGAAGCTAAAAGAAGTGATGGAATACCACAACTTCCAGCTAGTAAACTTCTACAAAGCGGAACCAGTAAGCTACGAAGCTGTACTGGAAGAAGCGAAAGGCTACGCTGAGCTACTAACTTCAATGGTTATCGACGTAACTGACGAGCTAGACTCTGCCCGTAAACGCGGCGACAAAATCATGTTTGAAGGTGCTCAAGGTACGCTACTAGATATCGACCATGGTACTTACCCATACGTAACTTCTTCTAACACGACTGCTGGTGGTGTTGCTGCAGGTTCTGGTTTTGGCCCACGTCATATCGGTTACATTCTTGGTATCGCGAAAGCTTACTGTACCCGTGTAGGTTCTGGTCCATTCCCGACTGAACTATACGACGGTCTAGACAAGCAAGATCCAATCGGTAAGCACCTAGGTACTGTAGGTCATGAGTTTGGTGCAACAACTGGTCGTCTACGTCGTACTGGTTGGTTTGATGCTGTTGCAATGCGTCGTGCTATCCAAATCAACTCTATCTCTGGTTTCTGTCTAACTAAACTAGACGTACTAGATGGCCTAGAAGAGCTAAAAATCTGTACTGGTTACAAGATGGAAGATGGCTCTGTGCTTGAAGTTTCTCCAATGGCTGCGGAAGCATTTGAACAAGCAACGCCAATCTACGAAACAATGCCAGGTTGGTCTGAAAACACATTTGGTGCGAAGTCACTAGAAGATCTGCCAAAAGCGGCTCTAGACTACATCAAGCGCATCGAAGAGCTGACAGGCGTGCCTGTAGACATCATCTCAACCGGTCCAGACCGTAACGAAACAATCATCAAGGTTCACCCATTCGAATCTTAA
- a CDS encoding tetratricopeptide repeat protein, with protein MKLRTVAASLLLMLATAAARASSADVGAPVPIYTEAELITLIEQNKHLQRVRADNCQLVEDIVARATRISLPAYEFLYGDMLAWGVCVEQDVELGLYYMENAAQQGLPAALEQIGRYYSLGTLVQQDKERAIPYLREAASMGNLNARIQLAELLLRDYGSPLDYEDAYRWLYNSVTADKRQHKRITILRDGLEQRMPENIIARAKRRDTFW; from the coding sequence ATGAAGTTACGAACAGTGGCTGCTTCACTGTTACTGATGCTGGCGACGGCTGCAGCAAGGGCGAGTTCCGCTGATGTCGGAGCGCCTGTTCCCATTTACACCGAAGCAGAACTGATAACGCTTATTGAGCAGAATAAGCACTTACAGCGTGTACGCGCTGATAACTGCCAGTTAGTGGAAGACATTGTTGCTCGCGCGACTCGGATTAGTCTGCCTGCGTATGAATTTTTGTATGGTGACATGCTGGCGTGGGGTGTCTGTGTTGAGCAAGATGTGGAACTCGGGCTCTACTATATGGAAAATGCCGCCCAGCAAGGATTACCAGCCGCTCTAGAGCAAATTGGACGCTACTATTCACTGGGTACCTTGGTCCAGCAGGACAAAGAACGTGCGATACCCTACCTGCGCGAAGCTGCATCTATGGGGAACCTTAATGCGCGTATTCAACTGGCTGAGTTACTCTTACGTGATTACGGCAGTCCACTGGACTATGAAGATGCTTACCGTTGGTTGTATAACTCGGTCACGGCCGATAAACGTCAGCACAAACGTATAACTATTTTACGAGACGGTCTTGAGCAGCGTATGCCTGAAAATATTATCGCCCGAGCTAAGCGGCGAGATACTTTCTGGTAA
- a CDS encoding phosphoglycolate phosphatase, which yields MTQQSIKFIAFDLDGTLLDSVPDLAIAADQAVQALGYPPVSIEQVRDYVGNGADVLIGRSLSQSLTINPELSEELRAEARELFDEFYEQSGHKLSHLYPTVKETLAELHQAGFTLAVVTNKPSKFVPHILEQHGIAHYFVDVLGGDAFPEKKPNPVALNWLMEKHQIQPGEMLMVGDSKNDILAAKNAGCTSFGLTYGYNHGEPISASNPDFVADKMSELLEVVAVSA from the coding sequence ATGACTCAACAATCTATAAAATTCATTGCCTTTGATTTGGATGGCACTTTGCTTGATAGCGTACCAGACTTGGCCATTGCGGCTGACCAAGCCGTTCAGGCACTCGGTTATCCGCCAGTATCAATTGAACAAGTTCGTGACTACGTGGGAAACGGCGCAGATGTGCTGATTGGTCGCTCACTTAGTCAAAGTCTGACCATCAATCCTGAACTGAGTGAAGAGCTACGCGCAGAAGCACGAGAACTGTTTGATGAGTTTTACGAGCAGAGCGGTCATAAACTGAGTCACCTTTACCCGACAGTAAAAGAGACACTGGCAGAGTTGCACCAGGCGGGTTTTACCCTTGCAGTGGTAACCAACAAACCTTCTAAGTTTGTACCGCATATTCTGGAGCAACATGGCATTGCCCATTACTTTGTCGATGTGCTGGGTGGTGATGCTTTCCCTGAGAAAAAACCAAACCCAGTAGCTCTGAACTGGTTAATGGAAAAACACCAGATACAACCGGGAGAAATGCTGATGGTCGGGGACTCGAAAAACGACATCCTAGCAGCGAAAAACGCCGGTTGTACCTCATTTGGTTTAACTTACGGTTACAACCATGGTGAGCCAATTTCGGCATCAAATCCGGACTTTGTCGCAGACAAGATGTCGGAATTATTGGAAGTTGTCGCCGTTTCTGCATAA
- a CDS encoding DUF2065 domain-containing protein, with amino-acid sequence MSESIWLAVGLVLIVEGIGPLVAPNGWRNMVAQLSEQPNNQLRRIGGCLVVAGAVIAIMMS; translated from the coding sequence ATGTCTGAGTCGATATGGCTGGCTGTAGGGCTAGTATTAATTGTTGAAGGTATTGGTCCACTGGTAGCGCCGAATGGCTGGCGAAATATGGTCGCCCAACTCAGTGAGCAACCCAATAATCAGCTGCGTCGTATTGGCGGCTGTCTGGTCGTTGCTGGCGCTGTCATTGCTATCATGATGAGTTAA
- the hflC gene encoding protease modulator HflC, producing MRKLMIPVLVIALALMLMSLFVIPEGERGIVVRFGRVLKDNNDITRIYEPGLHFKMPLFDRVKTLDARIQTMDGRADRFVTSEKKDVIIDTYVKWRIEDFERYYLATGGGNSLTAEALLERKVTDVLRSEIGAREIKQIVSGPRNNDVLPEDASSDEVTTEAAREALEIDGERDLIMSNVLKDTRESAMKDLGVRVVDFRMKKINLPDEISESIYRRMRAERESVARKHRSQGREKAEVIRAQAELEVATILAEADKTARVTRGGADAEAAKIYSNAYNKDPEFFSFLRSLRAYEKSFSSKNDILVLDPKSDFFQYMNNSKGVKAE from the coding sequence ATGCGTAAGTTAATGATCCCTGTACTGGTAATCGCACTGGCATTGATGCTGATGTCTCTGTTTGTGATTCCTGAAGGTGAGCGCGGAATCGTGGTTCGATTTGGTCGTGTTCTGAAAGACAACAACGACATTACTCGAATTTACGAACCGGGTCTGCATTTCAAAATGCCACTGTTTGATCGTGTCAAAACACTGGATGCACGTATCCAAACAATGGACGGCCGTGCTGACCGTTTTGTAACGTCTGAGAAAAAAGACGTTATCATTGATACCTACGTAAAGTGGCGTATTGAAGATTTTGAACGTTACTACCTGGCAACTGGTGGCGGTAACTCGCTAACGGCAGAGGCACTTCTTGAACGTAAAGTTACTGACGTGCTTCGTTCTGAAATTGGTGCTCGCGAAATCAAGCAAATTGTTTCTGGTCCACGTAATAATGACGTGCTACCAGAAGATGCAAGCAGTGATGAAGTCACGACTGAAGCCGCTCGTGAAGCTCTAGAAATCGATGGTGAGCGTGACCTAATCATGTCTAACGTGTTGAAAGACACACGTGAAAGCGCGATGAAAGACTTAGGTGTGCGCGTAGTTGATTTCCGAATGAAGAAAATCAACCTGCCAGATGAGATCAGTGAATCTATCTACCGTCGTATGCGTGCAGAGCGTGAGTCGGTAGCTCGTAAACACCGTTCTCAAGGCCGTGAGAAAGCGGAAGTTATCCGTGCTCAAGCTGAGCTTGAAGTTGCGACAATTCTGGCTGAAGCTGATAAAACAGCTCGTGTTACACGAGGTGGAGCGGATGCAGAAGCGGCGAAGATTTACTCTAATGCTTACAACAAGGATCCTGAGTTCTTCAGCTTCCTACGTTCACTAAGAGCCTACGAGAAATCGTTCAGCTCTAAGAACGATATCCTTGTTCTGGATCCGAAGAGTGACTTCTTCCAGTACATGAATAATTCTAAAGGTGTAAAAGCTGAATAA